In candidate division WOR-3 bacterium, the following proteins share a genomic window:
- a CDS encoding Omp28-related outer membrane protein: MTVISYHVWSSDPFNTAEAEAREAYYGISGTPTTWFDGAISEVGGLNTGTMYPFFRHHVTTRAAVDSPLEITLTCDYDSTTNQGNIEATVTNTTGSPVSGNIHFALVEDNIPYNWGGGMTELDQVMRDMIPDATGEAVTVPASDTIMRSRDFTVQASWNEVNCRIIVFVQASNRLIYQGAEISIIPESQMVYYGMTVTELTGNGNGYGEPGEEIEVTAHAKNMGSSVYTLPVTVECTDPNITVTSSYVDTFEIEPGDVDNVITWTFDISAACPDPHLAEFNLVFGDGNESTVPYLVTTQSGFSDDMESGEGEWTHSGTYDNWHLTEHKSNSPTHSWYCGVENIWHYLNQNDLSLVSPYFIVSQDSILSFYHQYNLETNWDYTYAEIENGSGWWQTLDEYNGLQSTWSQEAFSLASLQGQTVRVRFRLVSDYSTYAEGWYIDDVWVSMTGINDLNTPEELNAISLSVSPTLFSRQTTISFGIEQSAGQIALKIYDAAGRLVKDFSYTIPNAPCAMQISWDGTDQTNRKLPSGVYFISMQDSNSKIVEKAVLLK, encoded by the coding sequence TTGACGGTAATATCGTACCATGTATGGTCCAGTGACCCGTTCAACACTGCTGAAGCCGAAGCGCGTGAAGCTTACTATGGTATATCCGGAACACCTACTACTTGGTTCGATGGGGCAATATCCGAGGTCGGCGGGCTAAACACGGGCACCATGTACCCGTTTTTCCGGCATCACGTGACAACACGCGCAGCAGTCGATAGTCCGTTGGAGATTACACTGACCTGTGATTACGATTCAACAACGAACCAGGGAAATATCGAAGCAACAGTAACCAACACCACTGGAAGTCCGGTGAGCGGAAACATACACTTTGCCCTTGTCGAGGACAATATTCCCTACAATTGGGGTGGCGGGATGACCGAACTCGATCAGGTAATGCGCGATATGATCCCCGATGCAACAGGTGAAGCGGTCACAGTACCAGCCTCGGATACGATCATGCGCTCGAGGGATTTCACCGTCCAGGCGAGCTGGAACGAAGTCAATTGTCGCATCATCGTCTTTGTCCAGGCGTCGAACCGTCTGATATACCAGGGAGCTGAGATATCCATCATCCCTGAATCTCAGATGGTGTACTATGGCATGACCGTGACAGAGCTTACAGGTAATGGTAACGGTTACGGAGAACCAGGCGAAGAGATCGAAGTCACAGCCCATGCCAAGAACATGGGAAGCAGTGTGTACACGCTTCCGGTTACGGTGGAATGTACCGACCCGAATATCACCGTCACTTCCTCCTACGTCGACACTTTTGAAATAGAGCCGGGTGATGTGGACAATGTCATAACATGGACTTTTGATATCAGTGCGGCTTGTCCTGATCCGCACCTTGCAGAATTCAATCTTGTCTTCGGTGATGGAAACGAGTCAACGGTGCCTTATCTAGTGACAACACAATCAGGATTCAGCGACGACATGGAGTCTGGCGAAGGAGAATGGACACACTCGGGGACTTACGACAATTGGCACCTGACCGAGCACAAGAGCAATTCTCCAACACATTCCTGGTACTGTGGCGTAGAGAACATCTGGCACTATCTGAACCAAAATGATCTTTCACTCGTGTCCCCATATTTCATTGTATCACAGGATAGCATATTATCCTTTTATCACCAATACAACTTAGAAACGAACTGGGATTATACGTACGCGGAGATCGAGAACGGTTCGGGTTGGTGGCAGACCCTCGACGAATACAACGGTCTTCAATCGACATGGTCACAGGAAGCGTTTTCTCTTGCCAGTTTACAAGGCCAGACCGTACGCGTGCGATTCAGACTCGTCAGTGATTACAGCACCTACGCTGAAGGCTGGTACATTGATGATGTCTGGGTGTCCATGACAGGAATAAACGATCTGAACACTCCGGAGGAACTTAACGCCATTTCCCTGAGCGTATCTCCTACCCTATTCTCCAGGCAAACGACCATCAGCTTCGGCATCGAACAGAGCGCAGGACAGATAGCGCTCAAGATATACGACGCTGCAGGACGCCTGGTAAAAGATTTTTCTTACACTATACCCAATGCCCCATGCGCTATGCAGATTAGTTGGGATGGTACAGACCAAACTAATCGAAAATTACCAAGTGGTGTCTATTTCATATCCATGCAAGACTCCAATAGCAAAATCGTCGAGAAAGCGGTCCTTCTGAAATAG